The Fusarium falciforme chromosome 10, complete sequence DNA segment AACTCTACCGCCATGGACCAAAGATCGACATCAGACACGGCACAGCAAACAAGCCAGGGGAAAAGCAAAGAGAGGAAAAACCCAAATCACTCACAGCGTCGCATCCCGAGATCTAAAAAGCCAAGACCATCCTGCATCGCGGCCCCTGCCAATCTCGTATGGCGAAAGGCCCTATTGTGGGACGGAGATCAAACTATCCGGACCCATGGCTGAGACCAAGCAAGTATAAATCCCATCCACGGGTCAAGGGGCAAGGGGAAATAAAAAGCAGGGTCCCCCAGATTGAGCTGCTAGTTGGCCCCGCCAAGATCTGAGCCTGACATTGTCCCCATTTTGGCGTAACTTGGCAAATCTTGGCTTGTGAAATGATGCTATATCGTGGACCGAAAAATCTCGGGCAcaaccttttttttcttatttctatCCGTATATCCAGTGACAACCACTTATTCCGTCTTGTGCAATACTTGTGCCATGCATCAAATAACATACAGGCCTATTTTCTCGGAATCACGCTCATGCTCCCAAGCATTGGTCATATAATTCCTTATGAACCCAACCCGCTGGTACACATGCTCGTACCCTCGGACCTCGTCCGGCTGGTCTCCCCGGGCCTCCGCATCCGCTTTGACCAGGACAAGGGCCGAATCGTCATCATACGCGTTCCTCGTGGTCGGACGGCGACAGAATCTGAGACAGTACACCACTTTATCCGGCAGGTTACGCAACCGAGACAGGTTGTCGGGCCTTTCAAGCTCCTTCGTGGTCTCGTGGCCTTTCTTCTCTAGCCAGACGGTTTTGCCTCTGATGGAGAAGGTGAGGGGCATGATGCGGCCTGTGAGGAATATATAGCCCGATCCCACTGCTCCAAGAGGGTTGTTTTCTTTCTTGGGTTGGCAATCGGTACGGCTCAGGTCGACGTCCACAAAAAACGTGTCATCGACGAAGCTCTCGACACCCCATGTGACACCTCGCTGAGCACTCAGCCAGCTCCAACTAGGAACGATATACTCTGGTTTCTTTCTGGGTTTCTTCTCGTCGGGTTCCTCCTCAGATTCCGCCTCATCAGGCATCCAGCGCAAATGGTTCAGCAAATCCTTCTCCCACAGACCCGCGAGGTACTTCCCCGTTAAACCGTTACGCCACTCGTGGGCCAACCCAGCCACGGCGGGTAAACCGTCTGTTCTTTGCGTGATCTGCTTCTGGGAATACTGAACAATCAGGTCGCGCCATAGTTCGTGATGTTGATCAAACTCTTTGTCCTCTCCCTGACGAGGGTTAGTCAACCATGTCCGACCGGCCCTGAGGCTCTTGGTTCCCGTGATGTATTTGTGTCCCGTCTTCATGATGCGGCGGGCGGGTATCAACGGGTCTTCGTCGTGTTTCTCCAAGGCACCGCACTCGCACTCCATCGAAGAGAGGCAGTCAAAGACAATCTCGTTCTTGGTGTAGTGGAGGACCCGCGTCGCCAGCAACCTTTCTTGGAAACACCAAGCTCGAGTCATCAGAGGGTGGTCCTGAACATCTGTCTGCCTCGTACCCGCGATGGGATTTGAAGAGCCTTTTGCCATGTTGTTCTCCACATTCCACCCAAACACGCCATGTTGAAGGGTCTTTCGACCATAGACCTCCCAAGACTTGCCATCCGGAAAGGTTCCAGAAACCGTCACGTATGGATCCCTTTTAAATAGACAGCCCCCGCTGCCGTCCACCGAGCCAGTGGCAGAGAGTACCAATTCTGCCCCATTGTAGATGGAAGCCATCTTGGCTGCCTCTGTTTGCcaatcgtcgtcatcatcttgaATGATGCAAAGCGAGTCGATCCAAATGTAGCGAATTCCCAGTTTCCTCGAGATTATGACTGCATCCTGGAACGTCTTGGCCATCGACTCAAACGGGATATTCCTCTTCCGCTCATCAATAGTCGCTTTCTTTGAGACCAAGTGCTGGGTCTTTCCCCAGCAATGAGACAGCGCAATGTACGGCTCGTCAATCCTCTCGGTGGGATTATCCCGTTCAAAAACGTGGATCCCGTCGTTTGACTCAGGACCAATATCGATGACTCGTTTCGGGAGGTCTCGCGTTATCTTGGCCTCGGCTTCAGAACAAACGGCGTGTTCCGTCTTGCATATTTTGATCCATCTCTTAATCCTATCAAAAGATGATTCAGATGCAGGGTCCAACTCGACGTGCCTGGCATGACCGCCAATCTCTGCCGGTAAACTCCAGTCTGGTTTCTCGATAGTCATGCATGGTCCAATAGTTGGCCACGGACATGGAGAGCCTAACCATCATGAATCGGTGTCACATCGACATAGGATTTGCCTGACTCACCTGGCAAAGTGTACAATTCGTAAGCTTCGATAACATCCCAGTCTCCTCCCCGCCCATCCGAGAACATGTCAAAGTCATCCGGCGGATCTCCTCTCACGAGCTTAACCCTCATTGCATTCCCCTTACAGAAAATGATTTCCAACCAAAGCTCGGGGTCCTGGAAGTCCACAGTCCCGTTGGTGAGCTTGTTCAAGACCTCTGTTAGCAATAAACAGGACACACAACCCGATGCCCGCGATTCTGGAATGTCGGGGAGGTAAACTTGGATCTGCCATGAGGCATAGTCTATGCGCCCAGAGCTTGCCCAGGTCGGGGCCTTATCAACATGTCCCTCCTTGGTTGCTTTGGCCGCGTTGGTGAAGCCAGAGTGCTCGTGCATCGAGATACCCGGGAGCGGAACAGCCGTGGTAGCTGAGCCGGCGTAAAGGTCCCAGCAAGTTCGGCATAGCTTTGGATCCCGTCTGATCTCATCTTCGGTGTCCCCCAGAGGAAATGGCGACTCGGTAAGGTTGAGTGAGGACATTTCGATGTGGATTTAACCCCGCAGTAGCAGATCCGTGCTGTAGGGTGGCTCGGGCTATTAGACAATCTGGTGCTTGAGTGAGGGCATTCAAATAAACAAGACAGCTTGCGGGGTCAGCATGAAAGAGGAGAAAGGGTAAGATGCTCGTCGCATAGTCATTTCTGTTCCGGCCCCCAAAGTCATGTGATGACATGGGTTGTGAGGGTCTCTCCGCTGTTCACCCGAGGGAGGATCGTGACGCATTCGAGCACCACGCCGAAACGACAGCCACTGATTGTGCTGGTTTACCAGTGGATGTGATCGATCTCACAGGATCAAGCAATTCGCAGGGCGATGCTGGAAGGACGATTCAATCACGAACCAATTCGCCCGCATCCATCTCTACAAAGCATTCAGACGACACAGCAGAATGGGGATTGATCAAGGTAGGCCCAGCACAATGGGGTGATGCTGTTGTACAGGGTGATATGGTGTCTGTCGGATTTAGCATGGATTATGCTTATTTAGAGGCAATGTTAGGCTTAATAGGTAATACagaattactttagggtaaatagcttatatatactaaaagAATAATAGCACCTAGATATTGTTTACCTTGCTAGCTGTACCATCGAGCCTCGTTACATGCAAAAGCTTTGTGGCCGGTCTCACAGCAGCTAAAACACTAAGCCGGACCTTGTCGCCGCTTGAAGGTGTTATGCTGGTGGACTCTTCGGGGAGGTAGAAGTActtctcctccagcagcCATCATGCATCGCTCGGCTTGGTGACATCCTTTTCTGACGGTCGACAACCCCGTCACAATATCCTACGTTTATAGAACGCACGTATTTGCACATGTTCTGGACCAAAACTACCAACTTTCTAGACTACTTCATTATTTCAATACGCCTACCCCGCTAAATCGACTATCACGAGACGTAGCCTCGTCACTACGATTAGATTCACCCTACACTTCTACCAACAACAAACCCGGAACGATAAGGTACGTAGAGTCGGCTACCTAACCGTCACATGGAGGACGGCTTCGGATGATAGACAGGGGGCGTCAAGAGTGGGGGAAAGGGCTTATGATTCAGGTTTGAAGAAGCGTGTGACGCGCGCGATGCGCGGAATCCGGCTGAAGCAATCGTCCTGTCCTTGCTCCATTAGGCTATATTAACCTCCGCGGATGGGGGTTATCCTCCACTGTGAGTTAATCTGTTACGTCATGTTTAATTCGCTGAAATCTCATTCCTGAAGCTCGTTTAGCGTAGGCCTTTGTTTAACTTCTAGTCGGCGGTGATGGAGCGGTAAGGTTTACTAAACGGCCGTGTTTATATCACAGGGCTTGACTGCTTGTTCATTGTCGCTTATATAAGGGGGACGGTCTGTCGATGGTGTCGAACAGTCTGGCAGCCTCATCAAGTCGTGATTGCCCTGATGGTAGTTTATGGATGTCAGAATGCCTGCCTGAGTTAGCCAATGACGACAAGGACACAGACATGGTGTTGTGACGCGATCTTACCGGAGCATCAGTTGCCACGTTATTAACGGTTGAATTTGTCAGCGTCTCTCCATACATAAACAAGGACAGCACCACCGTGGATGGCAAATCAGCTCTGCTAATTCCAGTCAATAAACAAATCGTCCTATCAATATTCCCCTGACATCATCAATATGGTCAAGGTCGCCATTGCTGGCATTGGAGGTTGTAAAAGCTGGTCCGATACGTATCGCACAGTCCATCATTAAGACTGACGGATTTCTAGAATTGGCCCAAGAGCTCATCAAGGTGCTTCTGAAAGGAGGTCGGCATGAAATCACAGCATTATCACGCAAGGCAGGTCAACAATGGCTCGTGTTAGAGTTCTGCTTCTCATCTTATCTGCTTCACAGGACTCGCCCCGGAACATCCCACCGGGATTGAGCTGGTCCAAGGTCGATTACAATGATAAGACAAAGTTGGCTCGGGCTTTAACAGGCTTTGATGCTGTTTTATCGTTCATTTTGGTGTTCTCTGATGAGGCATATCGGGCTCAGCTCAACTTGATTGATGCAGCTATTGGAGCCGGCGTTAAGAGATTTGCTCCAAGTGAATGGTCAATGTAAGTTATCCAAACGCAAATTCGT contains these protein-coding regions:
- a CDS encoding HET domain-containing protein, with protein sequence MSSLNLTESPFPLGDTEDEIRRDPKLCRTCWDLYAGSATTAVPLPGISMHEHSGFTNAAKATKEGHVDKAPTWASSGRIDYASWQIQVYLPDIPESRASGCVSCLLLTEVLNKLTNGTVDFQDPELWLEIIFCKGNAMRVKLVRGDPPDDFDMFSDGRGGDWDVIEAYELYTLPGSPCPWPTIGPCMTIEKPDWSLPAEIGGHARHVELDPASESSFDRIKRWIKICKTEHAVCSEAEAKITRDLPKRVIDIGPESNDGIHVFERDNPTERIDEPYIALSHCWGKTQHLVSKKATIDERKRNIPFESMAKTFQDAVIISRKLGIRYIWIDSLCIIQDDDDDWQTEAAKMASIYNGAELVLSATGSVDGSGGCLFKRDPYVTVSGTFPDGKSWEVYGRKTLQHGVFGWNVENNMAKGSSNPIAGTRQTDVQDHPLMTRAWCFQERLLATRVLHYTKNEIVFDCLSSMECECGALEKHDEDPLIPARRIMKTGHKYITGTKSLRAGRTWLTNPRQGEDKEFDQHHELWRDLIVQYSQKQITQRTDGLPAVAGLAHEWRNGLTGKYLAGLWEKDLLNHLRWMPDEAESEEEPDEKKPRKKPEYIVPSWSWLSAQRGVTWGVESFVDDTFFVDVDLSRTDCQPKKENNPLGAVGSGYIFLTGRIMPLTFSIRGKTVWLEKKGHETTKELERPDNLSRLRNLPDKVVYCLRFCRRPTTRNAYDDDSALVLVKADAEARGDQPDEVRGYEHVYQRVGFIRNYMTNAWEHERDSEKIGLYVI